A single region of the Clostridia bacterium genome encodes:
- a CDS encoding M23 family metallopeptidase: MKKLRSPFACAVRRTAGYPNYPGGAYHGGEDYVPVDKTPESNWDIYAVSGGEVYIAKKQKGDYSGGYGAYGNYIVYICDNGLWVLCAHLAKLPCVKAGERLAAGELIGVAGATGNVTGRHLHIEVADMRGVECDRADWYAAFKARRVRPSDYIDFNDYREEGFFVKVWKNGSTVEYVYQTTADCKARRGRIGSLAPYESCECRGIIDGVYLVVYRVNGTNALKCGFVRYSGGVK, translated from the coding sequence ATGAAAAAACTCCGCAGCCCGTTCGCCTGCGCGGTAAGGCGCACGGCGGGCTATCCGAACTACCCGGGCGGCGCGTACCACGGCGGGGAGGATTACGTTCCCGTCGACAAAACGCCCGAATCGAACTGGGATATCTACGCCGTTTCCGGCGGCGAGGTATATATCGCGAAAAAGCAGAAGGGCGACTACTCCGGCGGCTACGGCGCTTACGGCAACTATATCGTCTATATCTGCGATAACGGTCTGTGGGTGCTCTGCGCCCACCTCGCGAAGCTCCCGTGCGTGAAGGCGGGGGAGCGTCTCGCCGCGGGCGAGCTGATCGGCGTTGCCGGCGCGACGGGGAACGTCACCGGCCGTCACCTGCATATCGAGGTCGCGGATATGCGCGGCGTCGAATGCGACCGCGCGGACTGGTACGCCGCCTTCAAGGCACGCCGTGTCCGCCCGAGCGACTATATCGATTTCAACGACTACAGGGAAGAGGGCTTCTTCGTGAAAGTGTGGAAAAACGGCAGCACCGTCGAATACGTCTATCAAACGACGGCGGACTGCAAAGCGCGGCGCGGCCGTATCGGCTCGCTCGCGCCTTACGAAAGCTGCGAGTGCCGCGGGATCATCGACGGCGTCTATCTCGTCGTCTACCGCGTCAACGGCACGAACGCGCTCAAGTGCGGCTTCGTCCGCTACTCCGGCGGCGTAAAGTAG
- a CDS encoding zinc ribbon domain-containing protein — protein MSILKWVIKDAVEEAVSQAAWKAAQPSMEAAANKAAQEAFAEATKNDAAVQAALEAAKNMKICPSCGTGCAADMKFCTNCGTKLPELAVGAGFYCPNCGKQNSDDAKFCVGCGQPLNH, from the coding sequence ATGAGTATTCTGAAATGGGTCATCAAAGACGCCGTCGAAGAAGCGGTCTCGCAGGCCGCGTGGAAGGCCGCTCAGCCGTCTATGGAAGCCGCCGCCAACAAAGCCGCGCAGGAAGCGTTCGCTGAGGCAACCAAAAACGACGCCGCCGTTCAGGCCGCGCTCGAAGCGGCGAAGAATATGAAGATCTGCCCCTCATGCGGAACCGGCTGCGCTGCCGATATGAAGTTCTGCACCAACTGCGGAACGAAGCTGCCGGAGCTCGCCGTCGGCGCGGGATTCTACTGTCCGAACTGCGGCAAACAGAACAGCGACGACGCGAAGTTCTGCGTCGGCTGCGGTCAGCCGCTGAACCATTGA
- a CDS encoding QueT transporter family protein yields MKNKSVRYLVTAALTAALYAALTMVLWEISSAGIQFRLSEALCVLPAFTPAAIPGLTIGCAVANILGGTWIDVVFGSLATLLAAIASYFIGRAFRVGRTERVALGAKLLVPLPPVVFNALIIPFVLYYGYGVTATLGATSKFAVLGLHALTVGAGEAAVCYVLGVSLMLLLNRINRRTELF; encoded by the coding sequence ATGAAAAACAAAAGTGTAAGGTACCTTGTGACCGCGGCGCTGACCGCCGCGCTTTACGCCGCGCTGACGATGGTGCTGTGGGAGATCTCGTCCGCAGGCATCCAGTTCCGCCTTTCCGAAGCGCTCTGCGTGCTGCCCGCGTTCACGCCCGCCGCCATCCCGGGACTGACGATCGGCTGCGCCGTCGCGAACATACTCGGCGGCACGTGGATCGACGTCGTCTTCGGCTCGCTGGCGACGCTGCTCGCCGCGATCGCGAGCTATTTCATCGGCAGGGCGTTCCGCGTCGGCAGGACCGAGCGCGTCGCGCTCGGAGCGAAGCTGCTCGTGCCGCTGCCGCCCGTCGTCTTCAACGCGCTGATTATCCCATTCGTGCTCTACTACGGCTACGGAGTGACCGCCACCCTCGGCGCGACCTCGAAGTTCGCGGTGCTCGGGCTCCACGCGCTGACCGTCGGCGCCGGCGAAGCCGCCGTCTGCTACGTCCTCGGCGTCAGCTTGATGCTCCTGCTCAACCGCATCAACCGCAGGACCGAACTTTTCTGA